A single Anopheles arabiensis isolate DONGOLA chromosome 2, AaraD3, whole genome shotgun sequence DNA region contains:
- the LOC120898593 gene encoding vitellogenin-A1-like, producing the protein MIAKLLLLTLVGLCTAYQYSYEYEFPSSRPFNKTGFEFGAWEPNKEYVYNVTTKTMTALPDLEDYWTGIVTHGYLVIRPKDHNYVVAYIDRPTYAAFNEYLPRGYRTELSRFNLKWQPMPFSSKPFGIYYNKGAVKGFYVEKTVPNHEVNMLKGWVSQLQLDTQGAYVIKSEFNQFPENNTLTGVYKTMEPSVTGECETLYDVNPVPEFHFQSHKEWVPQPQWLEEDQHVFHVVKSRNFDHCEQRMGFHFGFSGFSDFKPNTNQMGNIMTKSEVTQMYLTGNWYNYTIQSVSTVNKVVVSPSLVNSQKAMVYAQVNMTLNEITPYDKYPEGPADDRQVFVDLVYSYNMAHDKNNFVRPANETDDSSSSSSSSSSDSDSDSSSTSDSSSSSSEEETENFKISPAEQYKKQAKEVERRGNRNRRDLNAFKEKQYYEAYKRDQYRLRKQNDTSSDSSSSDDSSSSSSSSSSSESDEHDFYSSSESDSDSLSSEEFYQPIPESMKDAPQTPFLPYFTGYKGYSVQYAHNVDASRYAYKLAYEIADELQEISQVPKSNTLNKFTILARVLRTMHYQDIYDVCQKLFVSQKEREEGSNHSESFAKKVDAWNTFRDALAQAGTPPAFKVIKELIEEKKLRGDEAASVIATLPKTIRYPTETVMHEYFLLVTSNAVQHQEYLNTTALISYCDFLNRAQVNNRSAYNYYPVYSFGRLADADYKIVAHKVVPWFAHQLREAVKAGDSVKVQVYIRCLGHLGHPEILNVFEPYLEGKIPVTHFQRLAFIVALDRLVENYPRLARSVLFKVYQNTGDAHEVRCAAVYLLIRTKPPVYMLQRMAEQTHYDPSTYVRAAVKTALESASEADEFDDDYEFSQNAQAAVKHLNPRDFSLQYSGTFLRDFAFKELELSYRMYFSQIAADDHYVPSGFFFHLRKNMGGLKRFSTFYYLISSMETFFDLLDKQYDSYNKHQEYKSSDYYYKYYKQYPHLFKDYFSQYNKNHKYQNDYYEQFGNKNQEEFQKWSTTRIAKLLNIDPEEAEELEGQFMFQIFNGERFFAFNNQTIEQFPSLVKKYFEDFEDGFAYNMTKFYQQNVVTMAFPLATGLPFHYSLKTPTLMKFEFEASATTYPSIFKTPTGYPEKENDDFIHMPRWFNGSADVNMAYSRLVDAKVGFITPFDHQRYVAGYQKKFQGYLPFSFDFGFDFENNDFEVNVQPLEPKKDVLLFHMSSWPYTGYKDIADLRPMAEQPSVHILHDRAQTTKSFEQSFGQSLTGFALRFQAKYDKDFIDYAYLMKHIEQHDYWSALVYPFASETYHYHQFNLYYDAQRTSVKNVKFVLQHKQADYDQDFQTADVKHPKSRHGYSGFYNEYNYAQPFVYYAGSQRRQEQFMRNAGAGIRNSDVNVYDFGIVFEGKQQKAEFVFTTAYADSPVDEKERLLMFLSFSPYVSSSAFFEFIPFSGKQFQMCFSATNQYPNMPKLNFLNVLNFDKVGSMNWELAYGEKCQGGSHVSMKGKLIQSEPYRHFLRISEAGQSCKQQMDQGYFQLPACQNATRQAGYFDQYSFNFEYKDVSNYAKNLTYQFFDYARYFTFPYWNEDYFFQGKHNQFQIDFQLAPYFDYYNASFYGSDRSFAIQNYPIESEYARYFFSVHPDFDYYERMFNYAYRGNYHPSCAVSNKFVNTFDGKTYDYELGNCWHVVLHTVKPDYYFYAQDSHFMNSDYEYNWKNGFGEDEQITILARHGEDNQLFLKAILGQYKQNDYNIDIIPHGHELPMVYINGKPQQIHEKYAVEMYTNDDGGDQPLIRVYALPGNELEISFRDDDIKIVFDGYRARFFADQSYFNNFVGLCGTNNGEGEDDFITPDQCVMRKPEYFAASYALTGMNCSGPAQAYFTEYHQKAQQHCVKPQYYFGNVISEQEAGRQRYNYYYKDFDLSDSSSSESSSSSDESDDSNSSSSEERKPNREHFFEKQQYTEKECPVKYQAQYVEQGDKICFTSRPLPTCASQCKATEKAPKYVDVHCRDATDSVAQLYKQQIRKGVNPDMSNKSVTKTVKFFLPKKCVHVY; encoded by the exons ATGATTGCGAAGTTACTCCTCCTCACTCTTG TGGGGTTGTGTACGGCGTACCAGTACTCGTACGAGTATGAGTTCCCCTCCTCTCGCCCGTTCAACAAGACGGGCTTCGAGTTCGGTGCCTGGGAACCGAACAAGGAGTACGTGTACAACGTGACGACGAAAACCATGACCGCTCTGCCGGACCTCGAGGACTACTGGACCGGCATTGTGACGCACGGCTATTTGGTGATCCGTCCCAAGGATCACAACTACGTCGTTGCCTACATTGACCGTCCGACGTACGCGGCGTTCAACGAGTATCTGCCCCGTGGATACCGCACTGAACTGTCGCGCTTCAACCTGAAATGGCAGCCGATGCCATTCAGCTCGAAGCCCTTCGGAATCTACTACAACAAGGGAGCCGTCAAGGGCTTCTATGTTGAGAAGACGGTCCCCAACCACGAGGTCAACATGCTCAAGGGCTGGGTCAGCCAGCTGCAGCTGGACACTCAGGGAGCGTACGTGATCAAGTCGGAGTTCAACCAGTTCCCGGAGAACAACACCCTCACCGGTGTGTACAAGACCATGGAGCCATCGGTGACCGGCGAATGTGAAACCCTTTACGACGTCAACCCAGTCCCGGAATTCCACTTCCAGTCCCACAAGGAATGGGTTCCTCAGCCCCAGTGGCTCGAGGAGGACCAGCATGTGTTCCATGTTGTCAAGTCCCGCAACTTTGACCATTGCGAGCAGCGCATGGGCTTCCACTTTGGCTTCAGCGGGTTCAGCGACTTCAAGCCAAACACCAACCAGATGGGTAACATCATGACCAAGTCGGAAGTGACCCAGATGTATCTGACCGGCAACTGGTACAACTATACCATCCAGTCGGTGTCCACCGTCAACAAGGTTGTGGTCAGCCCGTCGCTGGTCAACAGCCAGAAGGCTATGGTCTACGCTCAGGTCAACATGACGCTCAATGAAATCACGCCCTACGATAAGTACCCCGAAGGCCCAGCTGACGATCGTCAGGTCTTCGTCGACCTGGTGTACAGCTACAACATGGCTCATGATAAGAACAACTTCGTTCGTCCGGCCAACGAGACCGATGactcttcgtcgtcgtcgtcgtcgtcgtcttcggaTTCCGACTCTGACTCGTCCAGCACTTCGGACTCGTCCAGCTCTAGCTCGGAGGAGGAAACGGAAAACTTCAAAATCAGCCCGGCTGAGCAGTACAAGAAGCAGGCTAAGGAAGTCGAGCGTCGTGGAAACCGCAACCGTCGTGATCTGAATGCCTTCAAGGAGAAGCAGTACTACGAAGCGTACAAGCGCGACCAGTACCGTCTGCGTAAGCAAAACGACACCTCGTCCGACTCGTCTAGCTCCGATGATTCTTCGTCCAGCAGCTCTTCGTCCAGCTCTTCGGAGTCGGATGAGCACGACTTCTACAGCTCTTCCGAGTCCGACTCCGACTCGCTGAGCAGCGAGGAGTTCTACCAGCCGATCCCGGAAAGCATGAAGGATGCCCCTCAGACTCCCTTCCTTCCCTACTTCACTGGATACAAGGGATACAGCGTGCAATACGCCCACAACGTCGATGCCTCTCGCTACGCCTACAAGCTGGCCTACGAGATCGCCGACGAGCTGCAGGAAATCTCCCAGGTCCCCAAGTCGAACACGCTGAACAAGTTCACCATTTTGGCCCGTGTTCTGCGCACCATGCACTACCAGGACATCTACGACGTTTGCCAGAAGCTGTTTGTTTCGCAGAAGGAACGCGAAGAGGGCAGCAACCACAGCGAGTCGTTCGCCAAAAAGGTTGACGCCTGGAACACTTTCCGCGACGCTTTGGCCCAGGCCGGTACCCCGCCTGCCTTCAAGGTGATCAAGGAGTTGATCGAAGAGAAGAAACTGCGTGGTGATGAAGCTGCCAGCGTCATCGCTACTCTGCCCAAGACCATCCGCTACCCGACCGAAACGGTGATGCACGAGTACTTCCTGCTGGTGACGTCTAACGCTGTCCAGCATCAGGAGTACCTGAACACCACCGCTCTCATTTCCTACTGTGACTTCCTGAACCGTGCCCAGGTCAACAACCGTTCGGCCTACAACTACTACCCGGTGTATAGCTTCGGCCGTTTGGCTGATGCCGACTACAAGATCGTGGCTCACAAGGTTGTGCCGTGGTTCGCGCACCAGCTGCGTGAAGCCGTCAAGGCTGGTGACAGCGTGAAGGTGCAGGTGTACATCCGCTGTCTTGGACATTTGGGACACCCCGAGATCCTGAACGTTTTCGAACCGTACCTGGAAGGCAAGATCCCAGTGACCCACTTCCAGCGTCTGGCTTTCATTGTCGCTCTGGACCGTCTGGTCGAGAACTACCCGCGTCTGGCTCGCTCTGTGCTGTTCAAGGTGTACCAGAACACCGGAGATGCCCATGAGGTCCGTTGTGCCGCAGTGTACCTGCTGATCCGCACGAAGCCCCCGGTATACATGCTCCAGCGTATGGCTGAGCAGACCCACTACGACCCGAGCACGTACGTCCGCGCTGCCGTCAAGACCGCTCTGGAGAGCGCTTCCGAGGCTGATGAGTTTGATGATGATTACGAGTTCTCCCAGAACGCACAGGCCGCTGTCAAGCACCTGAACCCCCGTGACTTTAGCCTGCAGTACTCTGGCACTTTCCTGCGTGATTTTGCCTTCAAGGAGCTTGAGCTCTCGTACCGCATGTACTTCTCCCAGATCGCTGCTGACGACCACTACGTCCCGAGCggcttcttcttccacctgcGCAAGAACATGGGTGGCCTGAAGCGTTTCTCGACCTTCTACTACCTGATCTCGAGCATGGAGACGTTCTTCGATTTGCTCGACAAGCAGTACGACAGCTACAACAAGCACCAGGAGTACAAGTCTAGCGACTATTACTACAAGTACTACAAGCAGTATCCGCACCTGTTCAAGGACTACTTCAGCCAGTACAACAAGAACCACAAGTACCAGAACGATTACTACGAGCAGTTCGGAAACAAGAACCAGGAGGAGTTCCAGAAGTGGTCCACCACCCGCATCGCCAAGCTGCTGAACATCGATCCCGAGGAGGCTGAGGAGCTGGAGGGTCAGTTCATGTTTCAGATCTTCAACGGAGAGCGCTTCTTCGCCTTCAACAACCAGACCATTGAGCAGTTCCCGAGCCTTGTGAAGAAGTACTTCGAGGACTTCGAGGATGGTTTCGCCTACAACATGACCAAGTTCTATCAGCAGAACGTTGTCACCATGGCCTTCCCGCTGGCCACCGGTCTGCCATTCCACTACAGCCTGAAGACCCCGACTCTGATGAAGTTCGAGTTCGAGGCCTCTGCCACCACCTACCCGAGCATTTTCAAGACCCCCACTGGATACCCCGAGAAGGAGAACGACGACTTTATCCATATGCCCCGTTGGTTCAACGGATCCGCTGATGTGAACATGGCCTACTCTCGCCTGGTTGATGCCAAGGTTGGCTTCATTACGCCCTTCGACCACCAGCGTTATGTCGCCGGTTACCAGAAGAAGTTCCAGGGATACCTGCCATTCAGCTTCGACTTTGGCTTCGACTTTGAGAACAACGACTTTGAAGTGAACGTGCAGCCACTGGAGCCCAAGAAGGACGTGCTACTCTTCCACATGAGCTCGTGGCCGTACACCGGATACAAGGACATCGCCGATCTGCGCCCGATGGCCGAGCAGCCGAGCGTGCACATTCTGCACGATCGCGCCCAAACCACCAAGTCGTTCGAGCAGTCGTTCGGTCAGTCGCTGACCGGCTTTGCTCTGCGCTTCCAGGCCAAGTACGACAAGGACTTCATCGACTACGCCTACCTGATGAAGCACATTGAGCAGCACGACTACTGGTCTGCGCTGGTCTATCCGTTCGCCTCGGAGACCTACCACTACCATCAGTTTAACCTGTACTACGATGCTCAGCGCACCAGCGTGAAGAATGTCAAGTTTGTGCTACAGCACAAGCAGGCCGACTACGACCAGGACTTCCAGACCGCCGACGTGAAACACCCGAAGAGTCGCCACGGATACTCTGGATTCTACAACGAGTACAACTACGCCCAGCCCTTCGTGTACTACGCCGGAAGCCAGCGCCGACAGGAGCAGTTCATGCGCAACGCTGGTGCCGGTATTCGCAACAGCGATGTCAATGTCTACGATTTCGGAATCGTGTTCGAGGGCAAGCAGCAGAAGGCTGAGTTCGTGTTTACCACCGCCTATGCCGACAGCCCAGTCGACGAGAAGGAGCGTCTGTTGATGTTCCTGTCCTTCAGCCCGTACGTGTCGTCCAGTGCCTTCTTCGAGTTCATTCCGTTCTCTGGCAAGCAGTTCCAGATGTGCTTCTCGGCCACCAACCAGTACCCGAACATGCCTAAGCTCAACTTCCTCAATGTTCTCAACTTTGACAAGGTCGGAAGCATGAACTGGGAGCTGGCATACGGTGAGAAGTGCCAGGGAGGATCGCACGTCTCGATGAAGGGTAAGCTGATCCAGTCGGAGCCCTACCGCCACTTCCTGCGTATCTCCGAGGCTGGCCAGAGCTGCAAACAGCAGATGGACCAGGGATACTTCCAACTGCCCGCATGTCAAAACGCCACTCGCCAGGCCGGATACTTCGATCAGTACTCGTTCAACTTTGAGTACAAGGATGTCTCGAACTATGCAAAGAACCTGACCTACCAGTTCTTCGACTACGCTCGTTACTTCACCTTCCCGTACTGGAACGAGGACTACTTCTTCCAGGGCAAGCACAACCAGTTCCAGATCGACTTCCAGCTGGCTCCGTACTTTGATTACTACAACGCTTCCTTCTACGGATCTGACCGTAGCTTCGCTATCCAGAACTACCCGATCGAAAGCGAATACGCCCGTTACTTCTTCTCCGTCCACCCCGACTTTGACTACTACGAGCGCATGTTCAACTACGCTTACCGCGGAAACTACCATC CATCTTGCGCTGTGTCGAACAAATTCGTCAACACCTTCGATGGAAAGACCTACGACTATGAGCTTGGCAACTGCTGGCATGTTGTGCTGCACACCGTCAAGCCTGACTACTATTTCTACGCCCAGGACTCGCACTTCATGAACTCGGACTACGAATACAACTGGAAGAACGGCTTCGGAGAGGATGAGCAGATCACCATCCTGGCCCGTCACGGCGAGGACAACCAGCTCTTCTTGAAGGCTATCCTTGGCCAGTACAAGCAGAACGACTACAACATCGATATCATCCCCCACGGACACGAGCTCCCGATGGTCTACATCAATGGCAAGCCCCAGCAGATCCACGAGAAGTACGCCGTCGAAATGTACAccaatgatgatggtggcgatCAGCCGCTGATCCGCGTCTATGCCCTGCCTGGCAACGAGCTGGAGATCAGCTTCCGCGATGACGACATCAAGATCGTGTTCGACGGATACCGTGCCCGTTTCTTCGCCGACCAGTCGTACTTCAACAACTTCGTCGGTCTTTGCGGTACCAACAATGGCGAAGGAGAGGACGACTTCATCACCCCCGACCAGTGCGTCATGCGCAAGCCTGAATACTTTGCCGCTTCGTACGCGCTCACCGGCATGAACTGCAGTGGGCCAGCTCAGGCCTACTTCACCGAGTACCACCAGAAGGCTCAGCAGCACTGCGTCAAGCCCCAGTACTACTTCGGCAACGTCATCAGCGAGCAGGAAGCCGGACGTCAGCgttacaactactactacaagGACTTTGATCTTTCGGACTCATCCTCGTCCGagtcttcgtcgtcgtcggatgAATCTGATGATTCCAACTCGTCCTCGTCGGAAGAGCGCAAGCCGAACCGTGAGCACTTCTTTGAGAAGCAGCAATACACCGAAAAGGAGTGCCCCGTGAAATACCAGGCTCAGTACGTCGAGCAGGGTGACAAGATTTGCTTCACTAGCCGTCCGCTCCCAACTTGCGCTTCGCAATGCAAGGCTACCGAAAAGGCTCCCAAGTACGTCGATGTCCACTGCCGTGACGCTACCGATTCCGTGGCTCAGCTGTACAAGCAGCAGATCCGCAAGGGAGTCAACCCGGACATGAGCAACAAGTCGGTCACCAAGACCGTCAAGTTTTTCTTGCCCAAGAAATGTGTGCACGTCTACTAA